The following coding sequences are from one Triticum dicoccoides isolate Atlit2015 ecotype Zavitan chromosome 4A, WEW_v2.0, whole genome shotgun sequence window:
- the LOC119284592 gene encoding F-box/kelch-repeat protein SKIP11-like: protein MMLEGKSCLVSRSLPSYCDPDSDWAFLLSGTKRSAPEDFGAEDMEEVDAGGSSGKRSKSPSPQPHTPDITESHGSSRHASSGSGGGEQQGSGANLIGEIGRDLSINCLLRLSRSDYGSVASLNRDFNSLVRNGEIYRLRRQNGFAEHWVYFSCNVLEWDAYDPYRERWIQVPKMPPDECFMCSDKESLAVGTELLVFGMAHIVFRYSILTNSWTRADPMNSPRCLFGSTSVGEKAYVAGGTDASGKILSSAEMYDSVTHTWTPLPSMNRARKMCSGVFLDGKFYVIGGVTNNNQVLTCGEEYDLNRGSWRVIENMSEGLNGVTGAPPLIAVVNNQLYAADYSEKDVKKYDKLNNKWIALGKLPERSVSMNGWGLAFRACGDRLIVIGGPRTSIGGIIELNSWVPDGQPPVWNLVATRQSGNFVYNCAVMGC, encoded by the coding sequence ATGATGCTGGAGGGCAAATCCTGCCTCGTCTCGCGCTCCCTGCCCAGCTACTGCGACCCGGACTCCGACTGGGCGTTCCTCCTCAGCGGCACCAAGCGCTCCGCGCCGGAGGACTTCGGCGCGGAGGACATGGAGGAGGTAGACGCCGGCGGCAGCAGCGGGAAGCGCAGCAAGTCGCCTTCCCCGCAGCCGCACACGCCGGACATCACCGAGAGCCACGGCTccagccgccatgcctcctcaggcaGCGGCGGAGGGGAACAGCAAGGCTCTGGGGCCAATCTCATTGGCGAGATTGGCCGGGACCTCTCCATCAACTGCCTGCTCCGGCTCTCCAGGTCGGACTATGGCTCCGTCGCCTCCCTCAACAGGGACTTCAACTCCCTGGTGCGCAACGGGGAGATCTACCGCCTGCGGCGGCAGAATGGCTTCGCCGAGCATTGGGTCTACTTCTCCTGCAATGTCCTGGAGTGGGACGCCTATGACCCCTACAGGGAGCGCTGGATCCAGGTGCCCAAGATGCCACCGGATGAATGCTTCATGTGCTCTGACAAGGAGTCCCTGGCCGTGGGCACCGAGCTGCTTGTGTTTGGGATGGCACACATTGTCTTCAGATACAGCATCCTGACCAATTCATGGACAAGGGCTGATCCCATGAACTCTCCCCGGTGCTTGTTTGGATCAACAAGCGTCGGTGAGAAGGCGTATGTCGCTGGAGGCACCGATGCTTCTGGAAAGATCCTGAGCTCTGCAGAGATGTATGACTCTGTGACACACACTTGGACACCCCTTCCCAGCATGAATAGGGCTAGGAAGATGTGTTCTGGTGTGTTCTTGGATGGCAAGTTCTATGTGATCGGTGGTGTTACCAACAACAACCAGGTACTGACATGTGGTGAGGAATATGACTTGAATCGGGGGTCGTGGAGGGTCATTGAGAACATGTCTGAGGGCCTCAATGGAGTGACCGGTGCTCCTCCACTCATTGCAGTTGTCAACAATCAGCTTTACGCGGCTGATTACAGTGAGAAGGATGTGAAGAAGTATGACAAGCTGAATAATAAGTGGATCGCTCTTGGGAAATTGCCCGAACGGTCTGTGTCAATGAATGGATGGGGCCTTGCTTTCCGAGCCTGTGGTGACCGGCTGATTGTCATTGGAGGCCCAAGGACTTCTATTGGTGGCATCATTGAGCTTAATTCATGGGTTCCCGATGGGCAACCGCCTGTGTGGAATTTGGTTGCCACACGGCAATCCGGGAACTTCGTGTATAACTGCGCCGTGATGGGTTGCTGA